A stretch of the Massilia sp. W12 genome encodes the following:
- a CDS encoding collagenase: protein MHTNHAFAAGKFSLIAGSLMFALSSYAAPAKTHAPAVVDAHIEFGAAHGGALKQAAKPRTPQTLPPSLEQIKFGLQPSSKPRTDLMPNAKNQKLAAQFANPCEDMTKLASYSGEALADYIVALPNYECHYGLFSLSGSQAASVFAPANFDAVARRFASEASKYDSSNIKLVNLIIYLRAGYYLAGNNVISKPATSVRDTLRPGISSLLGGENLYRHNTAGPSTAGEVFTMITNMNDEGYFLPAMKNVVKRYTNSAANPNASDALNNRTGAGVMTGALTVIYYSHWRPEAAQAVENDNSYPTALNNFVQANKAKLLGSNNEYQLTDAVRETFRFMQHPNQFASVKPMLKNLMLNSSMTGTDSALWLAGANSVYYYDNANCAEYNACDYKNKLANVVLKISHSCSPTIRIRAQEMTAQQLADTCAALAVQESYVHKMLQTKNKPVANDNNSSLELVVFDDYSNYDKYAGAIYDIDTNNGGMYLEGDPSVAGNQARFIAHEASWVRPTFKIWNLEHEYVHYLDGRFNMYGDFSAGIAKPTVWWIEGIAEYLSLKNDNQKSIDAAKLGTYKLSTIFGNTYSMSDYTNRAYRWGYMAARFMNEKHRGDIDAILPKFRVGDYNGYQTFMTNIGTKYDAEFASWVQTATTAGLPPEPVEPTPGLPTCSGAANKQLGKNCSIPGFGSSSVSYAYLMLPSGAKNLRVFTSGGTGDVDLYMSPYSYPSETSGQRSTNAGNNESISTAAPVSGAWYYIVLKAKQPYANVTLSATYE from the coding sequence ATGCATACAAATCACGCCTTTGCAGCCGGTAAGTTCAGCCTGATCGCTGGCAGCCTGATGTTTGCCCTGAGCAGCTATGCCGCCCCCGCGAAAACCCATGCGCCTGCCGTGGTGGATGCGCATATCGAATTTGGCGCCGCACACGGTGGCGCGCTCAAGCAAGCGGCCAAACCACGCACCCCGCAAACGCTGCCGCCTTCGCTGGAGCAAATCAAATTCGGCCTGCAGCCTTCCAGCAAACCGCGCACCGATCTGATGCCCAACGCCAAGAATCAAAAACTGGCGGCGCAATTCGCCAACCCCTGTGAAGATATGACCAAGCTGGCCAGCTACAGCGGCGAAGCATTGGCTGACTACATCGTCGCGCTGCCGAATTATGAGTGTCACTATGGCCTGTTTTCGCTGTCCGGCAGCCAGGCCGCGAGCGTGTTCGCGCCAGCTAATTTCGACGCCGTGGCGCGCCGCTTCGCCAGTGAAGCCTCAAAATATGATTCGAGCAATATCAAGCTGGTGAATCTGATTATCTATCTGCGCGCCGGCTATTATCTGGCCGGCAACAATGTCATCAGCAAACCGGCGACCAGCGTGCGCGACACCCTGCGCCCCGGAATTTCCAGCCTGCTGGGTGGTGAAAACCTGTACCGTCACAACACTGCCGGCCCCTCGACTGCCGGCGAAGTGTTCACCATGATCACGAACATGAATGACGAAGGGTATTTCCTGCCGGCGATGAAAAACGTGGTCAAGCGCTACACCAACAGCGCCGCCAACCCGAACGCCAGCGATGCATTAAACAACCGCACCGGCGCGGGCGTGATGACCGGCGCTTTGACGGTGATCTATTACAGCCACTGGCGCCCGGAAGCCGCGCAGGCGGTGGAAAATGACAACAGCTATCCGACCGCATTGAATAATTTCGTGCAGGCTAACAAAGCCAAGCTGCTCGGCTCGAATAATGAATATCAGTTGACTGACGCGGTGCGTGAAACCTTCCGCTTCATGCAGCATCCGAATCAATTCGCCAGCGTCAAGCCGATGCTGAAAAATCTCATGCTCAACAGCTCGATGACCGGGACAGATTCTGCCCTGTGGTTAGCCGGCGCCAACAGCGTGTATTACTACGACAATGCGAATTGCGCCGAATACAATGCCTGCGACTACAAAAACAAGCTGGCGAATGTGGTCTTGAAGATCAGCCACAGCTGCAGCCCGACCATCCGCATCCGCGCTCAGGAAATGACGGCGCAGCAACTGGCCGACACCTGCGCCGCCCTGGCTGTGCAGGAAAGCTATGTGCACAAAATGCTGCAGACCAAGAACAAGCCGGTGGCGAATGACAACAATTCTTCGCTCGAACTGGTGGTGTTTGACGATTACAGCAACTACGACAAATACGCCGGCGCGATTTATGACATCGACACCAATAACGGCGGCATGTATCTGGAAGGGGATCCGTCGGTGGCCGGCAATCAAGCCCGCTTCATCGCGCACGAAGCATCCTGGGTGCGTCCGACTTTCAAGATCTGGAATCTGGAGCATGAATATGTGCACTACCTGGATGGCCGCTTCAATATGTATGGCGATTTCTCCGCCGGCATCGCCAAGCCGACCGTGTGGTGGATTGAAGGCATTGCCGAATATCTGTCCCTGAAAAACGACAATCAGAAATCGATTGACGCCGCCAAGCTGGGCACTTACAAGCTTTCGACCATCTTCGGCAACACCTATTCGATGTCGGATTACACCAACCGGGCTTACCGCTGGGGCTATATGGCGGCGCGCTTCATGAATGAAAAACATCGCGGCGATATTGATGCGATTCTGCCCAAGTTCCGCGTCGGCGATTACAACGGCTACCAGACTTTTATGACGAATATCGGCACGAAATATGACGCTGAATTCGCCTCCTGGGTGCAGACCGCGACCACTGCCGGCTTGCCGCCGGAACCTGTGGAGCCGACCCCGGGCTTGCCGACCTGTTCCGGCGCGGCGAATAAGCAGCTGGGTAAAAATTGCTCGATCCCCGGCTTTGGCTCCAGCAGCGTCAGCTACGCCTATCTGATGTTGCCGTCCGGCGCCAAGAATCTGCGCGTGTTCACCAGCGGCGGCACTGGCGATGTGGATCTGTACATGTCGCCGTACAGCTACCCGAGCGAAACCTCGGGCCAGCGTTCGACCAATGCCGGCAATAACGAGTCGATCAGCACTGCCGCGCCGGTCAGCGGGGCCTGGTATTACATCGTGCTCAAAGCCAAGCAACCGTATGCGAATGTGACCTTGAGCGCGACTTACGAGTAA
- a CDS encoding AraC family transcriptional regulator: MNAERQQLAAALTDPFFAEHLFDALPDVVFFVKDMAGRYLLINRTMVERCGYRNKEDLIGKSVNQLFAPRFATHYEQQDQAVLQEGKTIYDQLELHIYPNHAPGWCMTNKFPLRDAQGNVIGLAGISRDLHAPEASSPAYQKISKLVAYINQHFFEDVRVPFLAKMAQMSVSQIERYFLKVYQISPRQMLQQKRLDAACSMLAGKQSITEIAAACGYQDHSAFARQFKATVGMTPSQYRALLADGSARATPGSAVRSLRIA; the protein is encoded by the coding sequence ATGAACGCAGAACGCCAACAACTCGCCGCCGCCTTGACTGACCCATTCTTTGCCGAACATTTGTTCGACGCCTTGCCGGATGTGGTGTTTTTTGTGAAAGACATGGCAGGCCGCTACCTCCTGATCAACCGCACCATGGTGGAACGCTGCGGTTACCGCAATAAAGAAGACTTGATCGGCAAGAGTGTGAATCAATTATTTGCGCCGCGTTTCGCCACCCACTACGAGCAGCAAGACCAGGCTGTGTTGCAGGAAGGCAAAACGATTTACGATCAGCTCGAATTGCATATCTACCCCAACCATGCGCCCGGCTGGTGCATGACGAATAAATTTCCGCTGCGCGATGCGCAGGGCAATGTGATCGGCTTGGCCGGCATCTCGCGCGATTTGCACGCGCCGGAAGCCAGCAGCCCGGCGTATCAGAAAATCAGCAAGCTGGTGGCGTATATCAACCAGCATTTCTTTGAAGATGTGCGAGTGCCTTTTCTGGCCAAGATGGCGCAAATGTCGGTCTCGCAGATCGAGCGCTATTTCTTAAAGGTGTATCAAATTTCGCCGCGTCAGATGTTGCAGCAAAAGCGCCTGGACGCGGCTTGCAGCATGCTGGCCGGCAAGCAAAGCATCACCGAAATCGCCGCCGCCTGCGGCTACCAGGACCACAGCGCTTTCGCGCGCCAATTCAAGGCCACGGTGGGCATGACGCCCAGCCAATACCGCGCTTTGCTGGCCGACGGCAGCGCGCGCGCCACGCCGGGCAGCGCGGTGCGCAGTTTGCGGATTGCGTGA
- a CDS encoding monodechloroaminopyrrolnitrin synthase PrnB family protein has product MMTENVHNFDAWIRSRFCELNTALENLYFAQERRADVAGVGSDLKRALCLEGQEHIRKLVQEGNTDEGFDQAFNLLGNVGFYMAACNRHGVTEQDAGPAAQMREASALALELGANLGVTPRFATSHLTTHNFALQGRYKSFTSLEDEYIFIDYNTIGILAYKRAADALLRLQPMGVTHPVATSLLRAAKAALDEVIESNAELFKKLDVERFFYSVRPYYKPHAVGFQVYRGANAGDFAGINVIDLLLGLCQSRQSSYSQLLVDKFLFMMPNEQLILRDCMRQPNYMDLFLQALDAGHDSPAFRRNLALFVQVCQAHGQGSSMHHDQLVHKYIAKPADDLPPENHDKLTASGPPLPVLLRALQNLRDQRAAVQRDDIPTRYADLQRLQATLAAWEK; this is encoded by the coding sequence ATGATGACCGAGAACGTACACAATTTCGATGCCTGGATCCGCAGCCGTTTTTGCGAACTCAACACGGCGCTGGAAAACCTGTATTTTGCGCAAGAACGGCGCGCCGATGTGGCCGGCGTCGGCAGCGATTTGAAGCGCGCCCTGTGCCTCGAAGGCCAGGAGCACATCCGCAAACTGGTGCAGGAGGGCAATACCGATGAAGGCTTTGACCAGGCCTTTAATCTGCTCGGCAATGTCGGCTTTTACATGGCCGCCTGCAACCGGCATGGCGTGACAGAGCAGGACGCCGGGCCTGCGGCGCAGATGCGCGAAGCCTCAGCGCTGGCGCTGGAGCTGGGCGCGAATCTGGGCGTTACCCCGCGTTTCGCCACCAGCCATTTGACCACCCATAATTTTGCGCTGCAAGGACGCTACAAATCCTTCACCTCGCTGGAAGATGAATATATCTTCATCGACTACAACACCATCGGCATTCTGGCCTATAAACGCGCGGCGGACGCCTTGTTGCGGCTGCAGCCGATGGGCGTGACACACCCGGTGGCGACCTCGCTTTTGCGCGCCGCCAAAGCTGCGCTGGATGAAGTGATCGAGAGCAATGCCGAACTCTTTAAAAAGCTCGATGTGGAGCGTTTTTTCTACAGCGTGCGTCCCTATTACAAGCCGCATGCGGTGGGTTTTCAGGTGTATCGCGGCGCGAATGCGGGCGACTTCGCCGGCATTAATGTGATTGATTTACTGCTCGGTCTGTGCCAATCCAGGCAGTCATCGTATTCGCAATTGCTGGTGGATAAATTCCTCTTCATGATGCCGAATGAGCAATTGATTTTGCGCGACTGCATGCGCCAGCCGAATTACATGGATTTGTTCCTGCAAGCGCTGGATGCCGGCCATGACAGCCCGGCGTTCCGCCGCAATCTGGCCTTATTTGTGCAAGTCTGCCAGGCGCATGGCCAGGGTTCCTCAATGCATCATGATCAGCTGGTGCATAAATACATCGCCAAACCGGCGGACGACTTGCCGCCGGAAAATCACGACAAACTCACCGCCAGCGGCCCGCCTTTGCCGGTCTTGCTGCGCGCCCTGCAAAACCTGCGCGACCAGCGCGCCGCTGTGCAGCGCGACGATATTCCAACCCGCTACGCTGACTTGCAGCGTTTGCAAGCGACACTGGCGGCATGGGAAAAATAA
- a CDS encoding aminotransferase class V-fold PLP-dependent enzyme — protein sequence MTHEFAASNGIYLLHHSVGRPWADAASHFQQRFFAPWADGAGDPWGEWITVFDDFRAALAQLLNSAPQQFCAQTNLSSAFGKILQALPIDPKRGVILLSESDFPSMGFVAQQAQRMGYRLRFLPATLDQSEAQVWLDAMREDVQWLLLTQVQSNTGIQVPLAPVLAAARARGILSVVDAAQGVGILPIDLQALQPDFFLASCVKWLCSGPGAGFLWAHADILPRCQPADVGWFSHANPFAFDIHDFAYHPDARRFWGGTPSVAPFVLAAHSIRRLHAVGVAQIRAYNLAQSRRIIEALPPGCLVSPAEDARRSGTLIVHYGARQQALVQALQAAQIRCDSRAFGVRLSTHISNPPEEIDQLLQVLQTLA from the coding sequence ATGACACATGAATTCGCCGCCAGCAATGGCATCTATCTTTTACACCACTCCGTGGGCCGGCCCTGGGCCGATGCCGCCAGCCATTTCCAGCAGCGTTTCTTTGCGCCCTGGGCCGATGGCGCCGGCGACCCCTGGGGCGAGTGGATCACGGTTTTCGACGATTTCCGCGCCGCCCTGGCGCAATTGCTCAACAGCGCGCCGCAACAGTTTTGCGCGCAAACCAATCTCTCCAGCGCCTTTGGCAAAATTTTGCAGGCGCTCCCGATAGACCCCAAACGCGGCGTGATTTTGCTCAGCGAAAGCGATTTTCCCAGCATGGGGTTTGTCGCGCAGCAAGCGCAGCGCATGGGCTATCGCCTGCGCTTTTTGCCGGCCACGCTGGACCAAAGCGAGGCCCAGGTCTGGCTCGACGCCATGCGCGAAGATGTGCAATGGCTGCTCTTGACCCAGGTGCAATCAAATACCGGGATTCAGGTTCCGCTGGCGCCGGTATTGGCGGCGGCGCGCGCGCGCGGTATTTTGAGCGTGGTTGATGCCGCGCAGGGCGTGGGGATTTTGCCGATTGATTTGCAAGCCCTGCAGCCGGATTTTTTCCTGGCCTCATGTGTGAAATGGTTATGCAGCGGCCCCGGGGCCGGCTTTCTATGGGCGCATGCCGATATCCTGCCGCGCTGCCAGCCGGCGGATGTCGGCTGGTTTTCCCACGCCAATCCGTTTGCCTTCGATATTCACGATTTCGCCTATCATCCCGACGCGCGCCGCTTTTGGGGCGGCACGCCCTCGGTGGCCCCATTTGTGCTGGCGGCGCACAGCATCCGCCGCTTGCATGCGGTGGGCGTGGCGCAGATCCGCGCCTATAATCTGGCGCAAAGCCGCCGCATTATCGAGGCGCTGCCGCCCGGCTGCCTGGTCTCGCCGGCAGAAGATGCGCGCCGCAGCGGCACCCTGATCGTGCATTATGGCGCGCGCCAGCAAGCCTTGGTGCAAGCCTTGCAAGCCGCGCAGATCCGCTGCGACAGCCGCGCCTTTGGCGTGCGCCTCTCGACCCATATCAGCAACCCGCCTGAAGAAATTGACCAGCTGCTGCAAGTGTTGCAGACGCTGGCTTAA